From the genome of Pelobacter propionicus DSM 2379, one region includes:
- a CDS encoding chemotaxis protein CheA, giving the protein MTIDRGEALHDLPQEFLAEAEEIVDHLAADLADLADTVGGKGEDPDLLNAIFRAAHSLKGLAGLFGFSAICELSHQMESLLDRLRLGRLELEKPVMWLLFEAQALLKSLLRDVSESGQTAHGDEIAACGARIDATLSSSTEPEQSPPLDRLGLPDERLSSLTEYEQHRLRENLEKGRKLYSIHASYDLASFDDQLTRLSDALKRHGEIISTLPGAGDDPDREIGFDILFGSAEDEEELRQPLAGGIVSVVSLPPSCSFPPAAEEEAVPPSAPTEGVPTQPGLAELALPTARDEALSAKSVSRTVRVDIAKLDELMHIVGELSLAQTTISDIALRMRHREFSPVAMDLVKASRQLERRLASLRKGVAEIRMIPVGQLYERISLIVRTVARQQGKLVEPRFFGGETELDKLIIEEISDPMMHIVRNAVDHGIETPASRAALGKRQSGVISVSARQKGNHVIIEVEDDGGGIDLEKIRAIAGRNGLVPHGTGLSDGEALELIFQPGFSTSDQVSDVSGRGVGMDVVRNNIAAISGMIDVETVRGKGTRFRITLPITLAMIRALIVSCAGRNYALPITALHESLLVTAGDIRENGEGEAIQVRGATLPLLRLERFLGLERPQGWPDEFYVVVAGMAEMRMGVVVDDLLGQEDIVIKSLGDPFRGLKGISGATDLGEMGTILVLDPAAMIAASAKNGM; this is encoded by the coding sequence ATGACGATCGATCGCGGTGAAGCGTTGCACGACCTCCCCCAGGAGTTCCTGGCAGAGGCAGAGGAGATTGTCGACCATCTAGCCGCCGACCTGGCCGACCTGGCCGATACGGTGGGAGGGAAGGGCGAGGACCCCGATCTGCTCAACGCCATCTTCCGCGCTGCCCACTCCCTGAAGGGGCTGGCCGGGCTGTTCGGTTTCAGCGCCATCTGCGAACTGTCCCACCAGATGGAGAGCCTGCTGGACCGGCTGCGCCTGGGAAGACTTGAGCTGGAAAAACCGGTCATGTGGCTTTTGTTCGAGGCGCAGGCGCTTCTCAAGTCGCTTTTGCGGGATGTGTCCGAAAGCGGGCAAACGGCCCATGGCGATGAGATCGCCGCCTGCGGCGCCAGGATCGATGCAACCCTTTCATCTTCCACGGAACCGGAACAGAGCCCCCCTTTGGATCGACTCGGCCTGCCCGATGAACGGCTCTCCTCTCTGACCGAGTACGAACAGCACCGCCTGCGCGAGAACCTGGAGAAGGGGAGGAAGCTCTACTCCATCCATGCGTCCTACGATCTGGCCAGCTTCGACGACCAGCTGACCCGGCTCTCCGATGCCCTGAAGCGCCATGGCGAGATCATCAGCACCCTGCCCGGCGCCGGTGACGACCCGGATAGGGAGATAGGCTTCGACATCCTCTTCGGGTCGGCCGAAGATGAGGAAGAGCTGCGGCAACCCCTGGCGGGCGGGATCGTCTCCGTTGTGAGCCTGCCCCCTTCCTGTTCCTTCCCTCCGGCTGCAGAGGAAGAGGCGGTGCCTCCCTCCGCGCCGACGGAGGGCGTCCCGACCCAGCCAGGGCTTGCGGAATTGGCGCTCCCCACGGCCCGGGACGAGGCGCTTTCCGCCAAGAGCGTAAGTCGAACGGTTCGTGTGGATATCGCCAAGCTGGACGAATTGATGCACATCGTCGGCGAGCTGTCCCTGGCCCAGACAACCATCAGCGATATCGCCCTGCGCATGCGCCACCGGGAGTTCTCGCCAGTGGCAATGGATCTGGTCAAGGCATCGCGCCAGTTGGAGCGGAGACTGGCCTCCCTGCGCAAGGGGGTGGCGGAGATCCGCATGATCCCGGTGGGGCAGCTGTACGAGAGAATCTCCCTGATTGTGCGCACCGTTGCCCGCCAGCAGGGCAAACTGGTGGAGCCCAGATTCTTCGGCGGCGAGACGGAACTGGACAAGCTGATCATCGAAGAGATCTCCGATCCGATGATGCACATCGTCAGAAATGCCGTTGATCACGGTATCGAGACTCCTGCGAGTCGGGCTGCCCTCGGCAAGCGGCAGAGTGGGGTGATCAGCGTTTCCGCCCGCCAGAAGGGGAACCATGTGATCATCGAGGTGGAGGATGACGGAGGCGGCATCGATCTGGAGAAGATCAGGGCCATTGCCGGGCGCAACGGGCTTGTGCCCCATGGGACAGGGCTCTCCGACGGGGAGGCTCTGGAACTCATATTCCAGCCCGGGTTCTCCACCAGCGACCAGGTCAGCGACGTTTCAGGGCGCGGAGTGGGGATGGACGTGGTCAGAAACAACATCGCCGCCATCTCCGGCATGATCGATGTGGAAACCGTCAGGGGCAAGGGCACCCGCTTCAGGATCACGCTTCCCATTACCCTGGCCATGATCAGGGCGCTGATCGTCTCCTGCGCTGGCAGAAACTATGCCCTGCCGATCACGGCGCTGCACGAATCACTGCTGGTGACCGCCGGCGACATCCGGGAGAACGGGGAGGGCGAGGCCATCCAGGTGCGCGGCGCAACCCTGCCGCTGCTCAGGCTGGAGCGCTTCTTGGGCCTTGAACGTCCGCAGGGGTGGCCGGACGAATTCTACGTTGTCGTGGCGGGAATGGCGGAGATGCGCATGGGCGTGGTGGTTGATGATCTGCTGGGGCAGGAGGATATTGTGATCAAATCCCTGGGCGATCCGTTCAGGGGGCTCAAGGGGATCTCCGGGGCCACCGACCTGGGGGAGATGGGCACCATTCTTGTGCTGGACCCGGCAGCCATGATCGCCGCGTCAGCCAAAAACGGGATGTGA
- a CDS encoding chemotaxis protein CheW — protein MNHSGTDDRAAMSPPGHGPSYAPLELVLAGRRAAGCQGGPGTTPDDRLRATSEQLEMLRVDICRECYGIDIMAIREVIKPRRVTEIPWTPAHVLGVISLRGSMVPVVGMAQRLGMEPSHGAGSERVVVVRCSRGLVGLQVEQVGQVVSVARRNIQPPCFPPGKRGPEFVSGIAHLDGLAIGLLDVERVADLDDLINQEREWAM, from the coding sequence ATGAACCATTCAGGAACGGATGACCGCGCAGCCATGAGTCCGCCCGGGCACGGCCCATCTTACGCGCCGCTGGAGCTTGTCCTGGCGGGCCGCCGTGCCGCGGGATGCCAGGGAGGACCCGGAACAACGCCGGATGACCGTCTAAGGGCGACGTCCGAACAGCTGGAAATGCTCCGTGTCGACATCTGCCGGGAGTGCTACGGCATCGACATTATGGCCATCAGGGAGGTCATCAAGCCGCGACGGGTAACCGAGATTCCCTGGACTCCGGCCCATGTCCTGGGGGTGATCTCCCTGCGCGGCTCCATGGTTCCCGTTGTCGGCATGGCCCAACGCCTGGGAATGGAGCCGTCCCACGGTGCTGGCAGTGAGCGGGTTGTGGTGGTCAGGTGTTCCCGCGGACTGGTGGGGTTGCAGGTGGAACAGGTCGGCCAGGTCGTTAGCGTGGCCAGGCGAAACATCCAGCCCCCCTGCTTCCCGCCGGGCAAGAGAGGGCCGGAGTTCGTCAGCGGCATCGCCCATCTGGATGGCCTCGCCATCGGTCTGCTGGATGTGGAACGGGTCGCGGACCTGGACGACCTGATCAATCAGGAACGTGAATGGGCGATGTGA
- the leuS gene encoding leucine--tRNA ligase, with protein MEQKYNPAAVEQKWQQQWETGASFAVNEQSDRPKYYLLEMFPYPSGRIHMGHVRNYSIGDVIGRFKRMRGFNVLHPMGWDAFGMPAENAAIQNKSHPAKWTYENIDYMRGQLKKMGLSYDWGRELATCDLEYYRWEQKIFLEMFAKGLAYKKTSYVNWCPTCETVLANEQVEDGACWRCDSPVQQKELDQWFFRITQYAEELLSYTEKLPGWPERVLVMQKNWIGKSHGCEVDFPLEGGTGSVRVFTTRPDTLFGATFMSLAPEHPQARELTTPDRRDEVERFIEKVRNTDRSKRTADDYEKEGVFTGSYCINPLTQVRMPIYLANFVLTDYGTGAVMAVPTHDQRDFEFAKKYGLDLKVVIQPEGTTLDPATMEAAYTEPGIMVNSGTFDGMGSEEAKQAIADHLQEMGGGTKTVTYRLRDWGISRQRYWGNPIPVIYCDCCGVVPVPEKDLPVRLPMDVEFTGEGGSPLARLESFINVPCPTCGKPARRETDTMDTFVQSSWYFLRYCCPDFHDAPLDRTRVDYWMSVDQYIGGIEHAVLHLLYARFFTKVLRDLGYVECSEPFTNLLTQGMVIKDGAKMSKSKGNVVDPNALIERYGADTARLFSLFAAPPEKDLDWNDQGVDGSFRFLNRVWKLVNDRLELISGAAPLDVPGLTGEERTLRRAVHKTIRKVTEDIEGRFHFNTAIAAVMELLNVLQSADLSTPQAGAVMKEALESLVLLLAPFVPHMAEELWQRMGQPGALSTTPWPEYDREAAVDDEVLMVVQVNGKLRSKITVAAGSDEESLKALALADDKVQPFLQGVQVRKVICVKGKLVNIVVG; from the coding sequence GTGGAACAGAAATACAATCCAGCGGCGGTTGAGCAGAAATGGCAGCAGCAGTGGGAGACCGGCGCTTCATTTGCAGTTAATGAACAGAGTGACAGGCCCAAATACTACCTGCTGGAGATGTTTCCCTACCCCTCGGGCAGGATCCACATGGGTCATGTGCGCAACTACTCCATCGGCGATGTCATCGGCCGCTTCAAGCGCATGCGCGGATTCAACGTGTTGCACCCCATGGGATGGGACGCCTTCGGCATGCCGGCCGAGAACGCCGCCATACAGAACAAGAGCCATCCCGCCAAGTGGACCTACGAGAACATCGACTACATGCGCGGCCAGCTGAAGAAGATGGGGCTCTCCTACGACTGGGGGAGGGAACTGGCCACCTGCGACCTGGAATACTACCGCTGGGAGCAGAAGATCTTCCTGGAGATGTTCGCCAAGGGGCTGGCCTACAAGAAGACCTCCTATGTCAACTGGTGCCCCACATGCGAGACCGTGCTGGCCAACGAACAGGTGGAGGACGGCGCCTGCTGGCGCTGCGACAGTCCGGTACAGCAGAAGGAGCTGGATCAGTGGTTCTTCCGCATCACCCAGTATGCCGAGGAACTGCTCTCGTACACCGAGAAGCTCCCCGGCTGGCCCGAGCGGGTGCTGGTCATGCAGAAGAACTGGATCGGCAAGAGCCATGGTTGCGAGGTGGATTTCCCCCTGGAGGGGGGGACGGGCTCGGTCAGGGTCTTCACCACCCGCCCGGACACGCTCTTCGGCGCCACCTTCATGTCCCTGGCGCCCGAGCATCCCCAGGCCCGTGAGCTGACCACGCCGGATCGCCGGGATGAGGTGGAGCGCTTCATCGAAAAGGTAAGGAACACCGACCGGAGCAAGCGCACCGCCGACGACTACGAGAAGGAGGGGGTATTCACCGGCTCCTACTGCATCAACCCCCTGACCCAGGTGCGCATGCCGATCTATCTGGCCAACTTCGTGTTGACCGATTACGGCACCGGCGCGGTGATGGCGGTCCCGACCCACGACCAGCGTGACTTCGAGTTTGCCAAGAAATACGGCCTGGATCTTAAGGTGGTTATCCAGCCCGAGGGAACGACCCTGGATCCGGCAACCATGGAGGCCGCCTACACCGAGCCGGGCATCATGGTCAACTCCGGGACGTTCGACGGCATGGGGAGCGAGGAGGCAAAGCAGGCCATCGCCGACCACCTGCAGGAGATGGGGGGCGGCACCAAGACCGTCACCTACCGGTTGCGCGACTGGGGCATCTCCCGCCAGCGCTACTGGGGCAACCCGATCCCGGTGATCTACTGCGACTGCTGCGGCGTGGTGCCGGTGCCGGAGAAGGATCTTCCGGTGCGGCTGCCCATGGACGTGGAGTTCACCGGCGAGGGGGGCAGCCCCCTGGCCAGGCTGGAATCCTTCATCAACGTCCCCTGTCCCACCTGCGGGAAGCCGGCCCGCCGCGAGACAGACACCATGGACACCTTTGTGCAGTCCTCCTGGTACTTCCTGCGCTACTGCTGCCCCGATTTCCACGACGCCCCCCTGGACCGCACACGGGTGGATTACTGGATGTCCGTGGACCAGTACATCGGCGGCATCGAGCACGCCGTCTTGCACCTGCTCTACGCCCGCTTCTTCACCAAGGTGCTGCGCGACCTGGGGTATGTTGAGTGCAGCGAGCCGTTCACCAACCTGCTCACCCAGGGGATGGTGATCAAGGACGGCGCCAAGATGAGCAAGTCCAAGGGGAACGTGGTTGACCCCAACGCGCTGATCGAGCGCTACGGCGCCGACACTGCCCGGCTCTTTTCCCTCTTTGCCGCGCCGCCGGAGAAGGACCTGGACTGGAACGACCAGGGCGTTGACGGCTCATTCCGCTTCCTGAACCGGGTCTGGAAACTGGTCAACGACCGCCTGGAGCTGATCTCCGGCGCGGCCCCCCTGGACGTTCCCGGCCTGACAGGGGAAGAGCGCACCCTGCGGCGGGCGGTGCACAAGACCATCCGCAAGGTAACCGAGGATATCGAAGGGCGCTTCCACTTCAACACCGCCATCGCGGCGGTCATGGAGCTTTTGAACGTGCTGCAGTCCGCGGACCTGTCCACACCCCAGGCCGGGGCGGTGATGAAAGAGGCGCTGGAGAGCCTGGTGCTGCTGCTGGCCCCCTTTGTGCCCCATATGGCAGAGGAGCTCTGGCAGCGCATGGGGCAGCCCGGCGCCCTCTCCACAACCCCCTGGCCGGAGTACGACCGGGAGGCTGCCGTGGATGACGAGGTGCTGATGGTTGTGCAGGTCAACGGCAAGCTGCGCTCCAAGATAACCGTGGCTGCCGGGAGCGACGAGGAGAGCTTGAAGGCGCTGGCCCTGGCTGACGACAAGGTTCAGCCGTTCCTGCAGGGGGTCCAGGTGCGCAAGGTCATCTGCGTCAAGGGCAAGCTGGTCAACATCGTGGTAGGGTAG
- the lptE gene encoding LPS assembly lipoprotein LptE encodes MSVSKQIAGRSGVRRAAMAVFSIVALMLLLAGCGYRPAATAGNRLGPDHRLWVAFIANDTVSPTAQTILRRALLEEAHIMRGIAPAASSADADLQVSGSLRSYSSRAVSYGIWEADQNHERDEDRAKEYRLTIDVELELRSTRDPGLDWKGTLRAYQDYPANNNLALQQSAEEKALAAASRKIAQKFLLALEQSY; translated from the coding sequence ATGTCAGTTTCAAAACAGATCGCGGGGCGGTCCGGCGTTCGCCGGGCCGCCATGGCCGTTTTTTCCATTGTTGCCCTGATGCTCCTGCTGGCCGGTTGCGGCTATCGACCCGCCGCCACGGCCGGCAATCGCCTGGGGCCCGACCACCGGCTCTGGGTGGCCTTCATCGCCAACGATACCGTCAGCCCCACGGCCCAGACCATCCTGCGTCGGGCCCTGCTGGAAGAGGCCCATATCATGCGGGGTATCGCGCCGGCAGCCAGTTCCGCCGACGCCGACCTTCAGGTGAGCGGCTCCCTGCGCTCCTACTCCTCACGAGCCGTTTCCTACGGCATCTGGGAGGCGGACCAGAACCACGAGCGGGACGAGGACAGGGCCAAGGAATACCGGCTGACCATTGACGTGGAACTGGAGCTGCGCAGCACTCGGGATCCGGGACTGGACTGGAAGGGAACCCTGCGCGCATACCAGGACTATCCCGCCAATAACAACCTGGCCCTGCAACAGAGTGCCGAGGAGAAGGCCCTGGCCGCGGCTTCGCGCAAGATAGCCCAGAAGTTCCTGTTGGCGCTGGAGCAGTCCTACTGA
- the holA gene encoding DNA polymerase III subunit delta — protein sequence MTPQELETSIRGGRLPLLCYLYGEESFLIERATRLLLEKAVDPSLKDFNFNVFFGNESRGIDIVDAALTLPMFAERRAVLVKRAELLKVDALEVLLEYLRNPATGTCLVFNGLKIDQRKKFFQELKKQGALVEYKRLYENKLSAFILGEAKTQGKPMEPAAADLLSFLIGNNLQELSSQIEKLVLYAGDRPRITLDDVREVASSSKAFTVFELARYLGIRDLSSALKSLDTLFRNGEEVPMMLGALARHFRQLWRVRELLDQGVPQSDIGRQVGINPYFLGEYLQQARNFPRPELSSIFEELYRCDLASKSGGHPYTLMHGLVTGICGGSVGQAVDGG from the coding sequence ATGACTCCCCAGGAGCTGGAGACATCCATCCGGGGCGGCAGGCTGCCCTTGCTCTGCTACCTCTATGGCGAGGAATCCTTTCTGATCGAGCGTGCCACCCGACTCCTCCTGGAGAAGGCTGTCGACCCGTCCCTCAAGGATTTCAACTTTAACGTGTTCTTCGGCAATGAATCGCGGGGGATCGACATCGTGGATGCGGCCCTGACCCTGCCCATGTTCGCCGAGCGGAGGGCCGTGCTGGTCAAGCGGGCCGAGTTGCTCAAGGTCGACGCCCTGGAGGTTCTGCTGGAGTATCTGCGCAACCCGGCAACGGGCACCTGCCTGGTATTCAACGGCCTGAAGATTGACCAGCGCAAGAAGTTCTTCCAGGAGTTGAAGAAACAGGGGGCGCTGGTGGAGTACAAGCGCCTCTATGAGAACAAGCTCTCCGCGTTCATCCTGGGTGAGGCCAAAACCCAGGGTAAGCCGATGGAGCCGGCCGCCGCCGACCTGCTGTCGTTTCTCATCGGCAACAACCTGCAGGAACTCTCCTCCCAGATCGAGAAGCTGGTGCTCTACGCGGGCGACCGTCCCCGCATCACCCTAGATGACGTGCGCGAAGTGGCCAGCAGCAGCAAGGCCTTCACCGTCTTCGAACTGGCCCGCTATCTGGGGATCAGGGATCTGTCCAGCGCCCTCAAGAGTCTGGACACCCTCTTCCGCAACGGTGAGGAGGTCCCCATGATGCTGGGGGCTCTGGCCCGCCACTTCCGCCAGCTCTGGCGGGTCAGGGAGCTGCTGGACCAGGGGGTTCCCCAGTCCGACATCGGCCGCCAGGTGGGGATCAACCCCTATTTTCTGGGGGAATACCTGCAGCAGGCCAGAAACTTCCCGCGACCCGAGCTGAGCTCCATCTTCGAGGAACTGTACCGCTGCGACCTGGCCTCCAAGAGCGGCGGCCACCCCTACACCCTGATGCACGGCCTGGTGACCGGAATCTGCGGCGGATCTGTGGGGCAGGCCGTGGACGGCGGGTGA
- a CDS encoding chorismate mutase, which produces MDIDGIRKRIDLLDDVLLRIFNERARLALEIGHLKKGLNLPVFDPSREKRIFARMKDENPGPLDSDAIVRLFERVVDESRRLERIMSHADEEEN; this is translated from the coding sequence TTGGACATAGACGGGATCAGAAAACGTATTGACCTTCTGGACGACGTGCTGCTGCGTATCTTCAACGAGCGCGCCCGCCTGGCCCTGGAGATCGGCCACCTCAAGAAGGGGTTGAACCTGCCGGTATTCGATCCGTCACGGGAGAAGCGCATCTTCGCCCGCATGAAGGACGAAAATCCCGGTCCCCTTGACAGCGACGCCATCGTGCGCCTGTTCGAGAGGGTGGTGGACGAATCCCGGCGCCTGGAGCGGATCATGTCCCACGCCGACGAAGAGGAAAACTAG